The window CTCACACAGCTGATTCTAGATGGCCAGATCTCTGCTCGGATAGACTCCCATGCCAAGGTGACATTCCTAGTTACACTGTGTGTACGTAATGTTAAGTTTTTATTGGTCTCTTGTACAATGTATTGGCATTATTtgatatacattgtacatagcTATTGCAATCTGAGAAGCTTTCCTCtgatatacattgtacatagctatataTTGCTATCTGAGAAGCCTTCCTCTTCTCCTGGGATTCATTCCTGTAGTAACACTATCATACAAATCACCTTACAGATAATGTATGCTCGGAACGTGGACCATCGAAGTGCTGTATTCCAGAAGGTGCTGGAAGTTGGAGAGGCCTACCAACTGAGAACTAAGGTACTGTGTGCTTGTGATATTATATAATACACGTATGCCGTATATACAGGATGCTGCTCAAAGCCTGACATGTACCCTAACCCTGGTACCTTAACACCCTTGACCCCTCAAAAATAGTATCTATCCTATTTAGACTACTACCTCTATACAGGCCTGTATTTAAAGTTGGTAGCACTAATAAATGAGGCGGGTACATATTCTATTGTGTGTAGGGTCACTGTGTAGTCTAATCTTCCTCTAAGTACCCCAATATTTCAGTAATTGCTCCGAACAGTTGCTTTCTAGTGCACTCATTTCCTActtatccccccccccccccaggcaCTGCTAATTCGATCACTACTACAGAAGCACAACATCTGTGTGACggtgggtgtagtgtgtgtgcacttaTAGAGAATACGACTGCTTATACTGCATATGACTTGTAGTAGTTGTATGTGGTAGGGATCATTAGTTCTATTTGTGAAATTTGGTCTGCCAAAATTAAACATTGGTTTTGTGTGTTCTATTCCCTCTGCAGCATTCAAGTGACTCCAAGAATGGGGACAATGAGGTCGTGTCAGAGTCCACCAAAAGAGTCAAACAATGACAACCTTTATAGTGACCCTGATTTTTCAAGTGTTTTGTTTAACTGTGTTTACATCATTACTCCCAATAAaggcttaataattattgtgcacatTAAGAAAATATTTATCCTTGTTGGttccataataataatactgatGATAGCTGTACAGATGTCTATAAAACATACTTTTTAATTTATAGAACAAACGATTGTTCATTCTAACATGGCTTTGGTGACATTAGGTGATGATTGATGATGGGTATGATTGATCAGTCACTGAAATAACCTTCTTGCTGCTGCTTTATTATAGCACTACTGAACTTCAGGAGAGCGGAGTCAGGACTGGACAATCCTGTATAAAAAACATAAATAAATTACGGCAGGCTCTCACTTAACTCTCTGAACTACGTTCACCTCAATCATTAATTAAGGTGACATTTTTTgggagtattaatttctgtgaATGAGAGTTTGcaaaatgcaatgaatctcattataaaaCCTGCAAGTAATTAGAAACACTATAGAAAATGAGCTGAACAGTGAAATTGCAGACAAATTACCTCTGAAAATAAGCCACCTTAAGGTATAATATACTTTTCTTTGGCATgaattgctagctagatgatcATTGGTGCACGAAACACTCAATACTCAACCTGAAATGCAGCCATCttgctattccgtatactggtcAGTCCTAACCATtttataataatcataatacggccggatatgacgttagGGTGTGATTTAGTAAATGGAAAGAGCCATTAAATGAGCCATGGGTTTGAAGAATGTCAGCTGAAGCCATTTTTCTGAATTTCTgccaaactgcactgtcccGAAGGTGAGTCTACTGAAGTCATAATTAACTCCAGATGTGCTAGGGATGTTTACAAGCCAATAACATTGTGCATACAAGCTTAGCTGGATACTTAAAACTAAATTCTTAAAAGTGGTAGGTGCATTACAGTACACAGTGGAGTAGGAACATCTAAAatattgggggggggggggggtgaccCCGTGTTTCTACTCTACTGGTACTACAGTAAGTGGAGAGTCCTGATTACAAAAGCTTAGCTTACCTTCAAACATTTGTCTGGCTGCTTCTTTGCTGCGATAGACCTTCTCCTATATTCACGAATAATCATACAGTACATTCAGAATGTACACTCTACAGAACTCACTACTGACTCCTTGGTTGTTGAGTTTAGTTTCCCAGTTTTGGGCTGCTCAACGATAGCTGCTGCAAACTTTGGAGAAACTATGGGTGTCTGCGAGAAGATGTAGTTATCCAGTTCACCTTGAGGAGTTTTTACCAACTGTGTTCTTGATTTTTGTTGCCTCTGTTTTGCCTGAGAAGCTTTCCTCTTTGGTTGAAACGAGTAGTCCGCATCACTGCTTTCATTTTCATAGTACTGGGGTGTACTTCGCTTCAAACGTTGAGAACGCCGTGTATTAGCTTTCTCGCTCTTTATAATCTTTCGCTTATTTATCCCTATGGGAACAAAAGTTTGGTCACAAATACGGatcgacacacacacacaaacctttTATTTTCTCCGAATTAGCGCCATTTTTGATttgtctatttctttcttccAGTTTAAGTATGCCAGGAATCATCTGGCTGCATGCTGACAAGGAGTACTGTTTTGTGAGGTCTGCGTCACACACGGTAGAGATGACTTTCTGATCAGTACTAGTCGGTGAAACCTTTTTGGCTAAACAGTCCTTTGAATGAGCTTGTTGAGTATGCACTTTGAAAGTATCACCTTGATAGCTCAACAAATCTTTTCGCAAAGGAACAGCTTGATCATTTCCACTAATGCATCTTGCTGCTGAGATTGGTTCCCCTCTCTCTGGCTCAGGTTGAGTATAAATGGACTTTTGAAATGAAGAAATGCTGCTTGTAGATGCAGTGTTTCGTGTTAGAGAACCTCCAATTAGGGTTTCTAGACTCTGAACTCTCTTGTGAAGGTCTTCAAACAGCCCATCAAGCTTTAAAGACAGCACGGCATTCTGGGATTGTAGCCATGTAGGCATCGCATGTGAGTTTACTCTTTCCTGCAGTGGATATTTGTGCGTATGAATGGAACTGTCACAATTGTGCTCCTCACCTGATAACATTGCTCCACACACTGCTTTAGATCCGCTATACTTGTAATGATTTGAGATGAAAATTTCTGATTCCTTGTGATCCCTGTAGTAGTATAGGAAGCATTTAAATTGAATACAGGGACACTACCCACTTACCTGACTGTTGCTCAGCAACTGCTGCTCTCAGCTCTTCAATATCATTCTTGAGTTCACTCTTTACCTTTGTGTGTGACGGAATAGTACAGTTGCCTATTATTAGATAATCAGTCTAACCTCTTTCATTCCTTCTTTCACTGCTTTCTGAATTTCATCCATAAAATGTTGGCTGTATGGTGGAACAAATTTCTGATGGATTTGAGGGTTCACAGATTATTAAAAGCCATAAAAACACTTCTAGAAGGTATTATTTGAAGGCAGAAACTCTACTGCTATATAACACAGGTACAAGTAAAGATAATGACCAGAATGAACACAAAAAAGTACTTCTCAAATTTATCCGCTTGCGTTGTCTTCCACACTTCATAACTCTGATTGGATCTGCTTGTTTGAGAATCTTCAGACTTTCTCATAGTCTTTTGTTGCTCTGGCTTGGAAGACTTGAGATACTTGGAAAAAAACATCCGGTTTAGGGGAATCTTGATGGAGAGAAACAAAATAGTTACTAGTAACAGAAATAGGTTTATGAATGAATCAAGCACCCAACACCTAATAATACGCTTCTTTCACAGTGGACATTTACAATGTATCTACCATAATCGGCTGAAAAAGTCCCTCAATTGTAAGTGCCACTGATAGATATTTcgctcacataattattaccatttTATGTATATAGTCTCGCAAACATTTTATTGGCGCGAGGATTACATAGTTTGTATTTACCACAGGTAACGTTCGTACCTTTGGCTGCAACTTCAGTTGTCTAGAATCAATTTTAGAAGCTATAGCTTTTGATCTTTGCTGTGTGGTGGATCGCTGAAGAAACTTGTCCACAACCTGACTCTGTGGTTGACTGTGGGTGTCAGGAAAGAGCTCCATGGAACTGGGTGGGTCCGAGCCGCATCCAAACAGTGACACCTGACTGTTGCAACACTGAGACTGGGAATCGTCTGTTCCATTTGTATTCTCAGTCATTATACTATGAAAATAGAGTAAAATGCTATGCAAGTTATTAAAATACATGGTTTCTACCTTGGCTCAGAGCCCAGAAGAGAAGCTGGAGAGACCTTGTttccgagcatttaaaataaATATGAGACACAGTGCTGAGTTTAAATTTAATACCCACAgctgcatgcagtgtgtggaTTAATTGATCTTTACCAGACACACAATAGGTCAAAATTAGCCTGTGAATTCATCGACCCTTTACCCTTAAGCTTGTGTGGATCAACAAAAATGGTGATTAATTGACACTTACACAACCAACCATGTACATGGATGACAGAACAATTAACATACACTATTAGGGAACATACACTATTAGGGAACATACACTATTAGGAAACATACACTATTAGGGAGACACTATAACGTTAAATGTTCAGTCAGCCTTTCCTTTTTGAGTGGTAGGAAACAGCTGCTTTGCTGGATTGAGCCCCAGGAGAACGACATGGCGTTCATAGTTCTTGCTTTGACGGAACTGCTCGTCTGTTCCATGCAAACGATCCAAAACACCAAACACACCATAGTTTTGGTTAAACCTAAAGggaacaaataattattattgttgtagGCATAATCTTGCTAGAGACTGGCTTACTTGAGGTGATGGAAGTCATGAGCTTCGGGGGACTGTAGAAATGGGAGATGATAGCCACTGTGTGTGATTGCGGTGTTTAACAGTGCAAGTGTGAACCACAGGCTCGCAATTGAGATGTGAGAGCCCATGATGATTGGTCCAAGTCCTACTGGTCCCAAGTTGCCTATAAAGTGCTCCAGTGGGTGAGAATATAGTGATGTAATGCCAGTAGGGGCAGTCCATTCGTGGTGGGTCTTGTGGATGTACTTGTACAGCCAAGGGTGGTGGAAAAgcctgtgtgcatggtgtgagAGAAAATGGCACAGTTGGTTTCAAATTCCAAACACATTAAATTTTCTGGCAGAGTTAATTGTCTTCACTTTGTCTGCAGAAAGTTGATGTAGACACACTCAGAATCATATTCTCTAATACTGTCgttaaataccgtatagcaggtatatttcgagggtataaattttcgcagatagaccactacaaaggatttcgcggattttattttcgtgatctgagttccagccttttggcgtatgcgcacatcaacatgcagccgtacctccacaccgttagccttgAATCCACGCCAAGCCTATATAGAATCGGTGAGGCACTATGTCCTCCACCTCTAGCAGAACGGTTGCTGTGCAGGCCATGGTCAAGGGATACAGTAGACGTAGAGCAAGCTAGCTGGCTATACCGGCGTTCTTGTCTCTTGATTCCTTTTtcattgtcgataggtgtggtcaataatactgaacacgcctactattcattaaagatataaatttttgtgggtataaattttcgtggtactggcgaaaaccgcgaaaaccgcaaacatttataccctcgaaatatacccgctatacggtatgtttaGATCAGCTAATGTTATTTTTTTAGTTGAGTTTTGATTATCCTTATAGTTCAGCCCTGCTCAGCTATCAGTACCTCTAtcagtacctgtgtgtgtaataGAATCCAATTTCCTCAATCACCATATAGCCAGTGAAGTGCAGCACGGTGGTTGCAAACGTTGGTAGTTCGTAGCCAGCATGCATTCTCCCCAATACAGCAAGGGGGTACATGACCAACTGAAAGAGGAGCCCAACTACAACAATGTTGAACGCACATCGCCAGAGAGCCTTCTTGTATTTCATCCAAGACACCTGCATTGTCAATCATCACACGATGCAACACTTTATTAGCCATATTTCAATGTACTCGCAAGCAATCATCAACAGTATGCTAAGTATGTTGTACAATTCAATGACCATGCTCAGACGAGGTCCTTTTAAGCAGATTCATAGTTAATTAAATCACATTCTCGTAACCTAAAATAACACATGCAGCATTAATGAAATACCACAGGAGCATACCCACCACTTACAGGCACTCCTTTGTCCTCTTGAATCTTATATCTGAGAAAGACTGAGGGTTTGCCAGTGAGATCCAGAACCAAGAAAAATATGTTGCCAATTGTAAACGTAAAAATTCCCAACAACCACACTCCTACAAGATAGAACAATTATATTTTTTATACAAATAAACTATTTAATCTTACCATAGGTGTACATATTAAAGAAACTTTCTCCAGAGAGCCAGTAGAAAACAGCCCAAATACTCGACCAAAAGTTCTTAGAAGCACCCCAACACTGCTCCACATGCCTACATGGAGAGCATGCAGTTGTAGGGTTAATGAATCCATTAGCCAGACAAATCAGCAGTTCACAATGCAGTTTGGCTTCTCCTAATTATGTTTCTTACACTAAGTCACAATAGGGATGCCGTTTTCAAGTACATGCTTGCCTTCACAACAACATCTCACTAAGTGCTGTATTTACCTTGTTGGGAGAGTGCAATATTTACAAGATAAGGCGTATAAAGCATGTGAAGCAATTCCAGAGTCTAGTAGCCATTGGTACACTAGAGTTCATGTAGCATTTTACTGTATTGCTTTCATACATGTCAAGGTGAATGTACCATATCAAAGAGTTCCTCAGAGCGATGAAGATGATGAGACACGACGCAGTGATAAATATTCCTTTCTTCAGGGCCTCATATGGACCAACCAAATAATGCCTTTTCTGTAAATAAAATCATTTATCATTATCACCATATTAAACATGAGGGAAAGCTATTAGCAAGAGTTGCATGCTAATGGGTGACACCAAGACCAAAACATTAAGAGACAACAAACAGCACAATAAATACACCATTACTTACTGTTTCAAGCTTCATTTTACTTTTGTCATGACCTGTCATGACTTTGTTGAGTATCTGTTTTGTTGAGTATCTGTTACTTCCTTCTTATAAATTTTCTtgtgttttataattatggtgtaaaaTCACGTGATTTTACAAAGAAAGATTTCCAGATTTCCAGATTTCAAATAGCCAGTTAATTAATGGTAACATGGATGGCCGGCTAGAGGGAGGAAGGGAGGAGAGGTGACTATCGTTCACTGCCTTGAATCCAGGCCTTTTTCTCAAAGCGTCTGGATTCAAGACTATTTCTGTGTCAAGGaaagggtgtggtctcatTCACACCCTTTCTCCCTTAATTAAACGTGGTGTCTAAGATTTCAGAATTTCAATCAAGATTCAATTATGCTTGATTTCTACTGGCTATTTCACTTTGTTGCCCTCCTCGATTTTACCCCTTAAATGGCGTCGTGCATGGGTATAGATATTAAACAGTGCACTATAATCACTAATGAATAACTGATACACTAAATGTAGGTCCGTGTTAAAAATGTTAGTCAGCATTTCTTTTTTGAGTGTTAGGAAAAAGCTGCTTTGCTGGATTCAGGCCCAGGAGAACGATATGGCGTTCATAGTTCTTGCTTTGACGGAACTGCTCATCTGTTCCATGCAAACGATCCAAAACACCAAACACGCCATAGTTTTGGTTAAACCTAAAGGGGACCCGAAGAACACAATCAATACAATGTCTACAACACAATCCATGGCATGGAACAAAAATTGACGGCGTAAATAAAAAACTTTAATTTTACTTACTTGAGGTGATGGAAATCATGAGCTTCAGAAGATGGGAGAAATGGGAGATGATAGCCACTGTGAGAAATGGTAGTGTTCAcaacagcaataattatccatAAGCAAGCAATGGACACGTGAGAGCCCATAATGATTGGTCCAAGCCCCATTGGTCCCAAGTTGCCTACAAAGTGCTCCAGTGGGTGAGAATATACTGATGTAATGCCAGTAGGGGCAGTCCATTCGTGGTGGGTCTTGTGGATGTACTTGTACAGCCAAGGGTGGTGGAAAAGcctgtgtgcgtggtgtgtgtgagaaaATGGCAATGTAGGCTTCAAATTCCTAATTTTTCTGGCAGAAAAGGA of the Halichondria panicea chromosome 2, odHalPani1.1, whole genome shotgun sequence genome contains:
- the LOC135331840 gene encoding uncharacterized protein LOC135331840 isoform X1, giving the protein MLGNKVSPASLLGSEPSIMTENTNGTDDSQSQCCNSQVSLFGCGSDPPSSMELFPDTHSQPQSQVVDKFLQRSTTQQRSKAIASKIDSRQLKLQPKVRTLPVIPLNRMFFSKYLKSSKPEQQKTMRKSEDSQTSRSNQSYEVWKTTQADKFENQHFMDEIQKAVKEGMKEVKSELKNDIEELRAAVAEQQSGITRNQKFSSQIITSIADLKQCVEQCYQERVNSHAMPTWLQSQNAVLSLKLDGLFEDLHKRVQSLETLIGGSLTRNTASTSSISSFQKSIYTQPEPERGEPISAARCISGNDQAVPLRKDLLSYQGDTFKVHTQQAHSKDCLAKKVSPTSTDQKVISTVCDADLTKQYSLSACSQMIPGILKLEERNRQIKNGANSEKIKGINKRKIIKSEKANTRRSQRLKRSTPQYYENESSDADYSFQPKRKASQAKQRQQKSRTQLVKTPQGELDNYIFSQTPIVSPKFAAAIVEQPKTGKLNSTTKESVEKVYRSKEAARQMFEGLSSPDSALLKFSSAIIKQQQEGYFSD
- the LOC135331840 gene encoding uncharacterized protein LOC135331840 isoform X2, whose amino-acid sequence is MLGNKVSPASLLGSEPSIMTENTNGTDDSQSQCCNSQVSLFGCGSDPPSSMELFPDTHSQPQSQVVDKFLQRSTTQQRSKAIASKIDSRQLKLQPKVRTLPVIPLNRMFFSKYLKSSKPEQQKTMRKSEDSQTSRSNQSYEVWKTTQADKFENQHFMDEIQKAVKEGMKEVKSELKNDIEELRAAVAEQQSGITRNQKFSSQIITSIADLKQCVEQCYQERVNSHAMPTWLQSQNAVLSLKLDGLFEDLHKRVQSLETLIGGSLTRNTASTSSISSFQKSIYTQPEPERGEPISAARCISGNDQAVPLRKDLLSYQGDTFKVHTQQAHSKDCLAKKVSPTSTDQKVISTVCDADLTKQYSLSACSQMIPGILKLEERNRQIKNGANSEKIKGINKRKIIKSEKANTRRSQRLKRSTPQYYENESSDADYSFQPKRKASQAKQRQQKSRTQLVKTPQGELDNYIFSQTPIVSPKFAAAIVEQPKTGKLNSTTKESEKVYRSKEAARQMFEGLSSPDSALLKFSSAIIKQQQEGYFSD
- the LOC135331848 gene encoding fatty acid hydroxylase domain-containing protein 2-like encodes the protein MTGHDKSKMKLETKRHYLVGPYEALKKGIFITASCLIIFIALRNSLIWHVEQCWGASKNFWSSIWAVFYWLSGESFFNMYTYGVWLLGIFTFTIGNIFFLVLDLTGKPSVFLRYKIQEDKGVPVSWMKYKKALWRCAFNIVVVGLLFQLVMYPLAVLGRMHAGYELPTFATTVLHFTGYMVIEEIGFYYTHRLFHHPWLYKYIHKTHHEWTAPTGITSLYSHPLEHFIGNLGPVGLGPIIMGSHISIASLWFTLALLNTAITHSGYHLPFLQSPEAHDFHHLKFNQNYGVFGVLDRLHGTDEQFRQSKNYERHVVLLGLNPAKQLFPTTQKGKAD